In Alkalihalobacillus sp. FSL W8-0930, a single window of DNA contains:
- the perR gene encoding peroxide-responsive transcriptional repressor PerR, with protein sequence MSTNHRLHEAVEALKSTRVRMTPQRHAILEYLYESLIHPTADDIYKALEGRFPNMSVATVYNNLRVFKEVGIVKELTYGDSSSRFDSVTTDHYHAICNVCGKIVDFHYPGLNEVESLAEHVTGFDVSGHRMEIHGTCADCKGKVEH encoded by the coding sequence ATGTCAACAAATCATCGCCTGCATGAAGCAGTTGAGGCTCTTAAAAGCACTCGTGTCCGTATGACTCCTCAACGCCACGCCATTTTGGAGTATCTATATGAATCATTGATTCATCCTACTGCAGATGATATTTATAAAGCGCTTGAAGGTAGATTTCCTAATATGAGTGTTGCAACTGTATATAATAACCTACGTGTATTTAAAGAAGTAGGGATTGTAAAAGAATTGACGTACGGAGATTCGTCCAGTCGATTCGACAGTGTGACAACAGATCATTATCACGCTATTTGTAATGTGTGTGGCAAGATCGTTGATTTCCATTACCCTGGACTAAATGAAGTGGAGTCGTTGGCAGAGCATGTTACTGGTTTTGACGTAAGTGGCCATCGAATGGAGATTCATGGTACTTGTGCAGATTGTAAAGGCAAGGTTGAACATTAA
- a CDS encoding glutamate-1-semialdehyde 2,1-aminomutase, producing the protein MERVRSEQLYTEAKEHILGGVNSPSRAFKGVGGGTPVFMKRGSGAYFWDEDDNKYIDYLGAYGPIIAGHAHPTITKAIQTAAENGVLYGTPTKLENEFAAKLKGAIPSLEKVRFVNSGTEAVMTTIRVARAYTGRDKIVKFAGCYHGHSDLVLVAAGSGPATLGTPDSAGVTKNIAKEVITVPFNDIDAYRETLEKWGTEIAAVLVEPIVGNFGMVEPAPGFLQQVNELTHQHGGLVIYDEVITAFRFMYGGAQDYLDVYPDMTALGKIIGGGLPIGAYGGRADIMEKVAPLGPAYQAGTMAGNPASMSAGIACLDVLAEEGVYEHLNHLGERLETGLLQLARKHHVKCTVNRVKGALTLYFGTETITNYDQADATNSEQFATFFKAMLDQGINLAPSKFEAWFLTIAHTDADIDQTLVAADIAFAEVAATFE; encoded by the coding sequence ATGGAAAGAGTTAGATCAGAACAATTATATACTGAAGCAAAAGAACATATTTTAGGTGGAGTGAACAGTCCCTCCCGTGCGTTTAAAGGAGTTGGCGGAGGTACACCCGTTTTTATGAAACGTGGATCCGGTGCATACTTCTGGGATGAAGATGATAACAAATACATTGATTACTTAGGTGCGTACGGCCCTATTATTGCAGGCCACGCTCATCCGACAATTACAAAAGCCATTCAAACTGCTGCTGAGAACGGAGTGTTGTACGGTACACCTACAAAGCTCGAGAATGAATTTGCCGCTAAATTAAAAGGTGCGATTCCATCTCTTGAAAAAGTACGCTTTGTTAATTCCGGTACTGAAGCTGTTATGACCACAATCCGTGTCGCTCGCGCCTATACAGGTCGAGACAAAATTGTGAAGTTTGCGGGTTGTTACCACGGACACTCTGATTTAGTTTTAGTTGCCGCTGGTTCCGGGCCGGCTACACTTGGTACACCGGACTCAGCAGGAGTTACTAAAAACATTGCAAAAGAAGTCATCACCGTTCCGTTTAATGATATTGATGCATACCGGGAAACATTAGAAAAATGGGGTACGGAAATTGCTGCTGTACTAGTCGAGCCGATTGTTGGAAACTTTGGAATGGTTGAGCCCGCTCCCGGTTTTCTTCAACAAGTAAATGAGTTAACCCATCAGCATGGCGGTCTCGTTATATATGATGAGGTTATCACAGCATTTCGCTTTATGTATGGTGGAGCTCAGGACTACTTAGATGTCTACCCTGACATGACTGCACTCGGAAAGATTATTGGTGGTGGACTGCCTATTGGTGCTTACGGCGGGCGCGCGGACATTATGGAGAAGGTTGCTCCACTTGGACCTGCCTATCAAGCCGGAACAATGGCAGGAAACCCCGCTTCGATGTCAGCTGGAATTGCTTGTTTAGATGTGTTAGCCGAAGAAGGTGTATACGAACACCTAAACCACTTGGGTGAACGCCTTGAAACAGGATTATTGCAACTTGCACGAAAACATCATGTTAAATGTACGGTGAATCGGGTAAAAGGAGCATTAACACTCTATTTTGGAACGGAGACGATTACGAACTATGATCAAGCCGATGCGACCAATAGTGAACAATTCGCTACTTTCTTTAAAGCGATGCTTGATCAAGGAATTAATTTAGCACCTTCTAAATTTGAAGCTTGGTTCTTAACGATTGCACATACTGACGCGGATATTGATCAAACGCTTGTTGCGGCAGACATTGCCTTCGCTGAGGTTGCAGCCACATTCGAATAA
- a CDS encoding alpha/beta hydrolase, giving the protein MESKKPLIVFIHGAGVGGWMWEKQVEYFKESFDCFVPTYAFSKHQLVNEWADQFLDELQERVHQDQRLILVGFSMGAQIALEMCARKPEWFNLVMFNSGYMEPRPFLRKMVVPLMPLFNILPKSRAFSQKQAKELYIPDEHFEAYVAGAKNVTNAELQLIMNENLSYDLPGGLDRYKGKFLITIGEKEKKLLASSVQKLQHTISQSELMTIPKIRHGFPLAEPDAFNTLLEKWIHK; this is encoded by the coding sequence ATGGAATCAAAAAAACCCTTAATTGTCTTTATCCATGGAGCTGGGGTAGGGGGTTGGATGTGGGAGAAGCAGGTGGAGTACTTCAAGGAGTCTTTTGACTGTTTTGTGCCTACCTATGCGTTTTCAAAACATCAGCTAGTGAATGAGTGGGCGGATCAATTTCTCGATGAATTACAGGAGCGTGTGCACCAAGATCAACGATTAATTCTTGTTGGGTTCTCGATGGGGGCACAAATTGCGCTTGAGATGTGTGCTCGTAAGCCAGAATGGTTTAACCTTGTCATGTTTAATAGTGGATATATGGAACCGAGACCTTTTCTTAGAAAAATGGTTGTACCGCTTATGCCATTATTTAATATCCTCCCTAAAAGTAGAGCGTTCTCGCAAAAGCAGGCGAAAGAGTTATATATTCCTGATGAACACTTTGAAGCGTATGTTGCCGGGGCTAAAAACGTAACAAATGCTGAGCTACAACTGATTATGAATGAAAATCTAAGCTATGATCTTCCGGGTGGATTAGATCGGTATAAGGGGAAATTCTTGATTACGATAGGAGAGAAGGAGAAGAAGCTTCTCGCAAGCTCTGTTCAAAAACTTCAGCACACAATATCTCAGTCTGAGCTTATGACAATTCCTAAAATCAGACACGGTTTTCCACTAGCAGAGCCAGATGCATTTAATACCCTTCTTGAGAAATGGATCCATAAATAA
- a CDS encoding aromatic acid exporter family protein translates to MKLGARIFKTGLAIILALYLAEWVGLEPPTFAAIAAAFAIQPSIYRTFKTLLDQSQANVIGAVLGVVFVITFGNEPFVVGVVVALSIAIILKLNLQAATIPISIVTIIIIMETPSDNFLQFAAGRFFLIILGILAAFIVNLIFIPPRYELKLYDRMTKAVNETIQWLMLFVHRDADLKMLKQDIDRLYSEMEKLDTLFDLFKEERTYFLKRSFGKARRVVVFRQMVHTSKKALDVLSSFDKRLNEIDELPPRVREIIQSQLEHLTTYHNRIMMRYAGKVSSNPSDELVSDIDKGQAKLTNLFVTLYEEPEFDLAQWHHFLPAISEVIEYHEELEYLDQLVENITSHNEST, encoded by the coding sequence ATGAAATTAGGAGCTAGAATATTTAAAACGGGGCTCGCGATTATTCTTGCTTTGTATCTCGCTGAATGGGTTGGGTTGGAGCCCCCAACCTTTGCAGCCATTGCAGCTGCGTTCGCCATTCAGCCATCGATTTATCGAACATTTAAAACGTTGCTTGACCAGTCCCAAGCAAACGTGATCGGTGCCGTTCTCGGTGTAGTCTTTGTGATTACTTTTGGAAACGAGCCGTTTGTTGTTGGTGTAGTTGTTGCCTTATCCATTGCTATCATTCTAAAACTGAATCTTCAAGCTGCAACGATTCCAATTTCGATCGTGACCATTATCATTATTATGGAGACGCCTAGTGATAACTTTTTACAATTCGCTGCAGGTCGTTTCTTCCTAATCATATTGGGGATTCTTGCAGCATTTATCGTGAATTTGATTTTCATTCCACCTCGATATGAATTGAAGTTATATGATCGAATGACAAAAGCGGTGAATGAAACAATTCAATGGCTGATGCTGTTTGTTCATAGAGATGCCGACTTAAAGATGTTAAAACAGGATATCGATCGTCTTTACTCTGAGATGGAGAAGCTTGATACTTTGTTTGATCTCTTTAAGGAAGAACGAACGTATTTCTTAAAACGAAGCTTCGGCAAGGCTAGACGTGTAGTCGTGTTTAGACAGATGGTTCATACGTCTAAAAAAGCACTTGATGTGCTTAGTAGCTTTGATAAACGTTTAAACGAAATAGACGAACTGCCACCACGAGTGCGAGAAATCATTCAAAGTCAGCTCGAACACTTAACGACGTATCATAACCGCATTATGATGAGATACGCAGGTAAGGTCAGTAGTAACCCTTCTGACGAATTAGTCAGCGACATTGATAAAGGGCAAGCGAAGTTAACGAATTTGTTTGTGACACTTTATGAAGAGCCTGAATTTGATTTGGCACAATGGCACCACTTTTTACCCGCTATTTCAGAGGTCATAGAATATCATGAAGAGCTTGAGTACCTGGACCAATTAGTTGAAAACATAACCTCTCATAACGAATCAACATAA
- a CDS encoding DUF6241 domain-containing protein, whose amino-acid sequence MKKVLTICGITVGSLALTAALVFGLLEFANKPVNTKTAEAEEVGQVESEEVDDIDIPEVILKETANEDLEELFPDSMTESNMQTTIHHMAHGLVYAEQKWGKIEITEDRLERLLQVASQQESSYKEGSLYVSILTYWNDGDFSNAVADHNSIWKLQNGTIGKATRLLTADEINEYNEKHFE is encoded by the coding sequence ATGAAGAAAGTACTTACGATCTGTGGTATTACGGTCGGTTCTTTAGCTCTGACTGCGGCATTGGTTTTTGGATTACTTGAATTTGCAAATAAACCCGTTAATACGAAGACTGCTGAGGCAGAGGAAGTTGGCCAGGTTGAATCTGAAGAGGTTGATGATATTGATATCCCGGAAGTGATCTTAAAAGAAACAGCGAATGAAGACCTGGAAGAGTTATTCCCGGATTCTATGACTGAGTCCAACATGCAAACGACGATTCATCACATGGCGCATGGACTCGTTTACGCAGAACAAAAGTGGGGCAAAATCGAAATTACAGAGGATCGGTTAGAGCGACTGCTACAGGTTGCCAGTCAACAAGAGAGCTCATACAAGGAAGGTTCCTTATATGTCTCGATTCTTACGTACTGGAACGACGGTGATTTCTCAAACGCAGTAGCAGATCATAACTCCATATGGAAGCTGCAAAATGGAACAATCGGAAAGGCAACACGTTTATTAACGGCTGACGAAATAAATGAGTACAATGAAAAGCATTTTGAATAA
- a CDS encoding YgzB family protein yields the protein MAIKYSNKINKIRTFALSLVFIGILIMYIGIFFKGNAIIMTIAMLIGFLAVISSTVVYFFIGMLSTRAVPVQCPNCEGHTKVLGRVDACMHCNQPLTVDKTLEGLDFDENYNRKSSKS from the coding sequence ATGGCTATTAAATATTCAAACAAGATTAATAAGATAAGAACCTTTGCTCTTTCCTTAGTCTTTATCGGAATCCTCATTATGTACATAGGCATCTTCTTTAAGGGTAATGCGATTATTATGACGATTGCTATGTTAATTGGCTTTCTTGCCGTTATATCAAGTACGGTTGTCTACTTTTTTATAGGCATGCTTTCAACAAGAGCCGTTCCTGTGCAATGCCCTAATTGTGAAGGGCACACTAAAGTCTTAGGACGAGTTGATGCATGTATGCACTGTAATCAGCCATTAACAGTAGACAAAACGCTTGAAGGTCTAGATTTTGATGAAAACTATAATCGAAAATCAAGTAAATCATAA
- a CDS encoding cyclic-di-AMP receptor, with product MKLLVCILDDFYKDQVEKELKEKGYRMTELASSGGFLRKGSTTFLFGANEDDLPGLRDSLKEACLNVEKKKQRKDKRPHRYTSFLMKSGDLSALLANQ from the coding sequence ATGAAATTACTTGTATGCATTTTAGATGACTTTTACAAAGACCAAGTAGAAAAAGAACTAAAAGAAAAAGGATACCGAATGACTGAGCTTGCAAGTTCAGGAGGTTTCTTACGTAAAGGAAGTACTACATTTTTATTCGGAGCAAACGAGGATGATCTGCCTGGATTACGTGACTCATTAAAAGAGGCGTGCTTAAACGTAGAAAAGAAAAAACAACGTAAAGACAAACGACCTCATCGTTACACTTCATTTCTTATGAAATCAGGTGATTTATCTGCTCTGCTCGCCAATCAGTAA
- a CDS encoding HNH endonuclease: protein MNQEELLNKIKRLSIWKQGNVRAPHKPLLILYALGQLQSQETEMLPYSQVKPDLTNLLREFGPQRKSYHPEQPFVRLANDGIWDINLPFEKNQFTSGLLLKHDVKGGFKKEIINLFNSNQYLIQQVSDFILHEHFAESLHEDILQAVGLTSVYVKRKQRDPRFREKILQAYEYSCAICGFNIRHGHRLVGVEAAHIKWHQAGGPDVEENGLALCTMHHKLFDQGVFTFSDEKEILVSKLAHGTHGFEDWLMRYHGKKVKSPIDPRYKPNEFYLNWHVKEVFKGPARYIVTH, encoded by the coding sequence ATGAACCAAGAAGAACTACTTAATAAGATCAAACGACTATCTATATGGAAACAAGGTAACGTTAGAGCCCCTCATAAGCCGCTCCTAATCCTATATGCGTTAGGGCAGCTACAGTCTCAGGAAACTGAGATGCTCCCTTATAGCCAAGTGAAACCGGATCTAACGAATCTTTTAAGGGAGTTTGGTCCCCAACGTAAGTCATATCATCCAGAACAACCTTTTGTTCGACTTGCAAATGATGGGATCTGGGATATAAATCTTCCTTTTGAAAAGAATCAATTTACAAGTGGTTTATTACTTAAGCATGATGTTAAAGGTGGATTTAAAAAAGAAATTATCAATCTTTTTAATTCAAATCAGTATTTAATACAGCAAGTGTCTGATTTTATATTGCATGAACATTTTGCAGAATCTCTACATGAAGATATTCTACAAGCTGTGGGTTTAACATCAGTCTATGTGAAACGAAAACAAAGAGATCCGAGGTTCAGAGAAAAAATCTTACAGGCCTACGAGTATAGCTGTGCGATATGCGGCTTTAATATACGTCATGGGCATCGATTGGTTGGAGTAGAAGCAGCTCATATTAAGTGGCATCAAGCTGGGGGACCCGATGTTGAGGAAAACGGACTAGCACTCTGCACAATGCACCATAAGCTTTTTGATCAAGGCGTATTCACTTTCTCAGATGAAAAAGAAATTCTTGTCTCGAAGTTAGCTCATGGTACTCATGGGTTCGAGGATTGGCTCATGCGATATCATGGTAAGAAAGTAAAATCACCTATCGATCCACGTTATAAGCCAAATGAATTCTATCTGAACTGGCACGTAAAAGAAGTGTTTAAAGGTCCAGCGAGGTATATCGTTACGCACTGA
- a CDS encoding ABC transporter ATP-binding protein: MSSIRRYMVFVKPYWKQIAATIVIGILKFGIPLLLPLVMMYIIDDLILNDALSQADKLSTLFWIMGGMFFLFVVIRPPVEYYRQYFAQWIGNKVLFDIRDQLFGHIQKLSLRFYSNRKVGEIISRVIHDVEQTKNFVITGLMNIWLDLFTIVIAIVIMMNLHFWLTIVAISMFPLYGLSIKYFYARLRGLTRDRSQALAEVQGHLHERVQGMNIIRSFALEDHEQKAFAKRNNHFLDKALDHTSWNAKTFAVVNTITDFAPLLVLVVSGYFVITGSLEVGAMTAFVLYMERLYSPLRRLINSSTTLTQSIASMDRVFEFVDEKYDIKDSDQASDLDEVNGNVSFQHVSFSYESESEPVLMDINLDVKSGETIAFVGMSGGGKSTLISLIPRFYDVTEGRILIDDHDIRSFRVRTLRDKIGMVLQDNILFSDSIKMNIKMGNPEASDEDVIQAAKLANAHEFIQGLAHGYDTQVGERGVKLSGGQKQRIAIARVFLKNPPILIFDEATSALDLESEHYIQEALGTLAKNRTTFIVAHRLSTITSADRIVVIENGQISEVGPHDELMKKEGSYYKLFQVQQLN; encoded by the coding sequence TTGAGTAGTATCCGTAGGTATATGGTGTTTGTGAAGCCTTACTGGAAACAAATCGCAGCAACAATTGTGATTGGTATTTTAAAATTCGGTATTCCATTGCTCCTGCCACTCGTGATGATGTACATCATTGATGACCTCATCTTAAACGATGCCCTAAGTCAAGCTGATAAGCTTTCCACCCTATTTTGGATTATGGGAGGAATGTTTTTTCTTTTTGTCGTCATTCGGCCACCGGTTGAATATTACAGGCAGTATTTCGCACAGTGGATCGGGAATAAAGTATTGTTCGATATTCGGGATCAGCTTTTTGGTCATATCCAAAAGCTGAGTTTGCGTTTTTATTCCAACCGTAAAGTAGGAGAGATCATCTCCCGAGTCATTCATGATGTGGAACAGACAAAGAACTTTGTTATTACAGGATTAATGAACATTTGGCTTGATCTCTTTACAATCGTCATTGCCATCGTTATTATGATGAATCTACATTTTTGGCTAACCATTGTAGCCATTTCCATGTTTCCTTTATACGGATTGTCCATTAAATATTTCTATGCAAGGCTCCGCGGTTTAACGAGAGACCGGTCTCAAGCATTAGCCGAAGTTCAGGGACACCTCCATGAACGAGTGCAAGGAATGAACATTATACGAAGCTTCGCTCTTGAGGATCACGAGCAGAAGGCATTTGCTAAACGGAATAATCATTTCTTAGATAAAGCTCTTGATCACACAAGCTGGAATGCGAAAACATTTGCAGTGGTGAATACCATTACGGACTTTGCACCATTGCTGGTGTTAGTGGTTTCAGGTTATTTTGTCATCACAGGCAGCCTTGAGGTAGGGGCAATGACGGCCTTTGTTCTCTATATGGAAAGATTGTATAGTCCGCTTAGAAGGCTGATTAACTCATCAACTACGCTCACTCAATCAATTGCCTCAATGGACAGGGTGTTTGAGTTTGTTGATGAGAAGTATGATATTAAAGACTCCGATCAAGCTTCTGATCTCGATGAAGTAAACGGAAATGTATCGTTTCAGCATGTATCTTTTTCATATGAGTCTGAGAGCGAACCAGTTCTAATGGATATTAATCTAGATGTAAAAAGCGGAGAAACCATTGCATTTGTTGGAATGAGTGGGGGTGGAAAGAGTACCCTAATCAGTCTGATTCCAAGATTTTATGACGTAACAGAGGGGCGCATCTTAATTGATGATCATGATATACGATCCTTCCGAGTGCGGACACTCCGTGACAAGATTGGAATGGTTCTGCAGGACAATATCTTATTTAGTGATTCCATTAAGATGAATATTAAGATGGGGAATCCTGAAGCGTCAGATGAGGATGTCATTCAGGCAGCCAAACTTGCCAACGCACACGAGTTTATTCAAGGGCTCGCCCATGGATATGATACGCAAGTAGGTGAGCGTGGCGTCAAGCTATCAGGTGGGCAGAAGCAGAGAATTGCTATTGCAAGAGTGTTCTTAAAGAATCCGCCTATCCTCATCTTTGATGAAGCAACTTCAGCTTTGGATCTTGAGAGTGAGCATTACATTCAAGAGGCTCTGGGCACGCTTGCTAAAAACCGGACAACCTTTATTGTGGCTCACCGCTTATCAACGATCACATCAGCTGATCGCATCGTTGTGATAGAAAATGGACAAATCAGTGAAGTGGGCCCTCATGATGAACTGATGAAAAAGGAAGGCAGCTATTATAAGCTGTTCCAAGTCCAGCAACTGAATTAA
- the bcp gene encoding thioredoxin-dependent thiol peroxidase: MTAEVGKQAPDFTLPITTGETKSLSDYKGQHIVLYFYPKDNTPGCTTEACDFRDLTTPLKEQGAVVLGVSPDSIKKHQNFTEKYSLPFPLFADEEAKAAEAYGVWQLKKNFGKEYMGIVRSTFIIDKDFNLVKEWRKVSVKEHANEVLAFLKELNEA, from the coding sequence ATGACCGCAGAAGTTGGCAAACAGGCACCAGACTTTACACTACCAATTACAACAGGGGAAACGAAATCTCTTTCAGATTATAAAGGACAGCATATCGTTCTTTACTTTTATCCGAAAGATAATACACCTGGATGTACGACCGAAGCGTGTGACTTTAGAGATCTAACAACGCCTTTAAAAGAACAAGGAGCAGTTGTACTTGGCGTTAGCCCGGACTCAATTAAAAAACATCAGAATTTCACGGAAAAGTATTCACTTCCATTTCCACTTTTCGCAGATGAAGAGGCTAAAGCAGCAGAAGCCTATGGAGTATGGCAGTTGAAGAAGAACTTCGGTAAAGAATACATGGGGATTGTTCGCTCAACCTTTATCATTGATAAAGACTTTAACTTAGTGAAAGAATGGCGTAAAGTAAGTGTGAAAGAACATGCAAATGAAGTGCTCGCTTTTCTAAAAGAATTAAATGAAGCGTAG
- a CDS encoding nucleotidyltransferase-like protein, with product MDILLRQLYQDQASKEHTCAILVLKKDDSSFLSTDGFDAIILLISDGVTDWVSKHYEASGKRIAFHTMSQDMMHHSLITGNQRRLIDWLVNGKIVYDRNEFMQEVKQRIDTFPPGDRTKKLTIQFAKLLRRFEEGKALFSRGYILDGFSNLFHALHHLARIAVIKDGFYPEVTVWEQVKKIEPEIHKLYQEALNSEEPLNKRIELLILALEVAIISKLELGANHFLDVLRSAEGEVSISELLAIPEVQEYRIDLELILNVLIEKEFVTIVKKETPAKAIFQTKYKINDFL from the coding sequence ATGGATATTTTATTACGACAGCTCTATCAGGATCAGGCGAGTAAAGAGCACACGTGTGCAATTCTCGTATTAAAGAAAGACGATTCATCCTTTTTAAGTACAGACGGATTCGATGCAATTATTTTGCTGATCTCTGATGGAGTAACCGACTGGGTTAGTAAACATTACGAAGCGTCAGGTAAAAGGATTGCGTTCCATACTATGAGTCAAGACATGATGCATCATTCATTAATAACGGGAAATCAACGACGGTTAATTGATTGGCTTGTAAATGGGAAGATTGTTTATGATCGAAATGAGTTTATGCAGGAAGTAAAGCAGCGCATCGATACATTCCCACCAGGAGACCGCACAAAGAAATTAACGATCCAGTTTGCGAAGCTACTCCGTAGATTTGAAGAGGGGAAGGCCCTTTTTAGTCGTGGGTACATATTAGATGGTTTTAGTAATCTATTTCATGCGCTTCATCATTTAGCAAGAATAGCGGTCATTAAAGATGGGTTTTATCCAGAAGTGACGGTTTGGGAACAAGTAAAAAAGATTGAACCTGAAATTCACAAACTGTATCAAGAGGCTTTAAATAGTGAAGAACCGCTAAACAAAAGAATTGAATTGTTGATCTTAGCACTGGAGGTAGCAATTATCTCTAAACTAGAACTCGGAGCAAATCATTTTCTAGATGTTCTACGTTCGGCTGAAGGGGAAGTTTCTATCTCTGAATTACTAGCCATTCCAGAGGTACAAGAGTATCGAATTGATCTAGAACTTATTTTAAACGTTTTAATAGAGAAAGAATTTGTTACAATAGTAAAGAAAGAAACGCCTGCGAAAGCTATTTTTCAAACAAAATATAAAATAAATGATTTTCTTTGA